GTATTCATTAGCTATAGCATATTTAGATGCTTCAAGCGATAATTTATCTATTTCTGCATAAAGTGCTACTTTTTTAGCAGAATCGGGTTCTAAGCGATGTTCTTCAAATTTAGCAGCTATTTTATCTAATATTTCTTTCTCTTTATCCCAGTCTTTTGTGCCAAACTGATGAGTGCCTTTAAACATCATGTGCTCTAAATAATGGGCTAAGCCTGTAGTTTCGGCAGGGTCATATTTTGAGCCGGCTTTAACGGCTATAAGTGTTTGTATGCGTGGTTCAAGTTTGTTGACAGACAAATAAACTTTTAAACCGTTACTTAAGGTGTACATTAAAGTATGGCTGGGGTCGTTGGGTACGGTTTTAAAATTGTGCGTGTATTTTTTTGCTTCGGTTTTTGTGTTTTTTACTTGAGCATTAGCAGTTAATGTTAATGCTATTAATAAAATTGAAATTATTTTTCTCATACTTATTTTATATATCTAATTCTAAATCTAAATTATTTTTTAAGGTAATAATGTTTTCGTTTTCGTTTGCCATTTTTACAAAAATATCCTTAGGGTTTAATACTATTTTTTTAGGAACTGCATTTTTTGGAACTTTTATAACTAATTCATAATCATTTTTTTCAAAATGCTGTTTAAACCATTTTTTTATTATAAAAATTTCTTTTTCTATTAGTGTTTTTTCTACTTTGCTATCGGCTAAAACAACAATTTTATCTTCTTTTATAATAGGTGTTTTGTCGTCTATAGATTGTAATAAGGTTTGATGATTTTCATTACTTAAAAACACAAATAAATCTTCCCAAACTTTTAGTAGATTTTCATTATTGAGTTCTAAATTTCCTTGTGCTACTTCGGAAAGTTCATCTACCGCTCCATTTTCTACTGTTTTATTTTTTAGTTCATTTTCTACTTCTGCTTCAAGGTCTGCTAAAGTAAAACCTACTGAATTTTCTTTTTTTACTTCAATTTTTGGGTTTTCTTCTTGTGTAGTTGTTTCTTCAGCTTTTTTCTCTTCAATATTTGGTTTAGCTTCAACAATTGTTTTTTCCTTTGCATCAGTTGAAGCTATTGCCGTGGTGCTTTTAGTTTCTACTTTTGGTTCAAGCTTTTTTTTTTCAGAATTATTGGTATAATTCGCTTCTTCAATTTTAACGGCATTACTTAAATATGCCATTTTCATTAAGGTAGTTTCTACCAAAAGTCTTTTATGTATGCTTTGTGCGTAGTTTACATCACAATCGGAGGCTAAGCTAAGTGCATTCACTAAAAATTCTAAAGGTGTTATTTTTGACTGAACAAAATATTTTTGTTTTAAATCATTACTTACTTCCAACAATTTTATGGTTCTTTCATCTTTGCAAACCATAAGATTTCTAAAATGATTGCTTAAGCCACTCATAAACTGGTCGCCTTCAAAACCATTAGAAATTATGTTGTCTAATTCAAGAATGGCACTGGGCAGATCTGCCGATAATAATTGTTCTGTTATTTTAAAGAAATAGTCGTGGTCAAGTACGTTTAAGTTTTTTACGGCATCTTCATAAGTTAGTTTATTGCCACTAAAACTTACTAATCTATCAAAAATAGATAAGGCATCACGCAATGCTCCGTCTGCTTTTTCTGCCACTATGTGCAGTGCATTATCTTCGGCTTGTATGTTTTCTTGATTGGCTATATTTTTAAGATGTCCTACAATATCTGCTACAGAAATTCTTTTAAAATCATAAATCTGACAGCGAGATAGGATAGTAGGGAGTATTTTGTGTTTTTCGGTAGTAGCTAAAATAAAAATAGCATAAGGAGGTGGCTCTTCTAAGGTTTTAAGAAAAGCATTAAAAGCGGCTTGAGAAAGCATGTGAACCTCATCTATAATATATATCTTAAACTTTCCTGTTTGTGGGGGGATACGCACTTGTGCTATAAGCTGGTGCATATCATCTACTTTGTTGTTTGAAGCGGCATCTAACTCAAATATGTTGAAAGAAAAATCTTCTTCTATTTGGTCTAAATTTTCGGTTTTTCCGGTATTAACGGCTTTAGCCATAATACGGGCACAGGTGGTTTTGCCCACTCCCCTAGGACCACAAAATAAAAATGCTTGTGCTAAATGGTCGTTTTCTATACTTCTTTTTAGTGTGGTAGTAATTTGTTCTTGACCTACTACATCTTCAAAAGTTTGCGGTCGGTAT
Above is a window of Chitinophagales bacterium DNA encoding:
- the dnaX gene encoding DNA polymerase III subunit gamma/tau, with product MSYIVSARKYRPQTFEDVVGQEQITTTLKRSIENDHLAQAFLFCGPRGVGKTTCARIMAKAVNTGKTENLDQIEEDFSFNIFELDAASNNKVDDMHQLIAQVRIPPQTGKFKIYIIDEVHMLSQAAFNAFLKTLEEPPPYAIFILATTEKHKILPTILSRCQIYDFKRISVADIVGHLKNIANQENIQAEDNALHIVAEKADGALRDALSIFDRLVSFSGNKLTYEDAVKNLNVLDHDYFFKITEQLLSADLPSAILELDNIISNGFEGDQFMSGLSNHFRNLMVCKDERTIKLLEVSNDLKQKYFVQSKITPLEFLVNALSLASDCDVNYAQSIHKRLLVETTLMKMAYLSNAVKIEEANYTNNSEKKKLEPKVETKSTTAIASTDAKEKTIVEAKPNIEEKKAEETTTQEENPKIEVKKENSVGFTLADLEAEVENELKNKTVENGAVDELSEVAQGNLELNNENLLKVWEDLFVFLSNENHQTLLQSIDDKTPIIKEDKIVVLADSKVEKTLIEKEIFIIKKWFKQHFEKNDYELVIKVPKNAVPKKIVLNPKDIFVKMANENENIITLKNNLDLELDI